From one Thunnus maccoyii chromosome 6, fThuMac1.1, whole genome shotgun sequence genomic stretch:
- the LOC121899094 gene encoding A-kinase anchor protein SPHKAP isoform X4 yields MFEGSESAEVEGGSTESTVASSISACKKVLCSNSVLDSSEYWLRNEKALCRLGLLDDDAEGTCTMVYRGEKRGKIAAGRADMVITEICFVNLDPQKTDCRDDKSVKKLASVSPDLPKLVELLNVHQPKENEILLLGGLEASDTCQTHPHSPSQVQQPQQRSTGVCLVHCSGKRRSTQPGSIIFEINKFLIGLQWGKEQQLQQGRAAGQRVDDDTNRSISSIEEDFLTASEHLGDDSEDDGFRNEAESGDLAESLVEVAQKHCVRLTCQRGQLAHHQNREDREVKREMHQRASHHTKESAGHYATNLAESVLQDAFIRLSQDETSFVSEAAVSVSLSRRPSNFTGPSQTKQPSQQRTCSFELPKIVIVQSPDSSDVAAEWPETQVSNVPDQDITAKGTEIPENGTQAHTPHHNGGHPSKHVEVALACAASVIGTITTPQLTEQLAMESASEEDTEEDLHEPEESGDYSLSSAMCGMAQVAGAVAAVELTEESREGGDSDADSTDVYTASQGLMSAAEASAVFTLHCSVAEGTSVEAFRANIAEVLHREAAEVLTQPQGYKSVAHLLESTHNKIVDGITCPKKSYMDERVVDDLINEVADSLFKHALEKAKKKKELEGTGKEAPSIQVFLQDSVNNLLFDILCLTQRKISHISRFDQGTFGTQEGDTCAKEPVTTMESKDPLIPLQCLVGHSQSTNNDNHSGMLQCTDKLTMVPGLKEKCVLEENDLTASLPTAYSKEQQQQPSYRQSHSKSTSFPAKDWSENQQNQQGSSAIREPLSEIQIHSSEKRGRLVMGSDSRQASLTPQSSLNSCSSLLSWRMDSESKTPITCYADDLATTVVSMATELAAICLENSTGKQPWFCALKGTSTEGPEAYLIPACRTVLRRKEGQSSNAASKKHRAPRLSEIKRKTEEQPELMERLVNRVVDESVNPDEPQDPFALFASEVTARIMNCPELNVVDTSKAGQPRSRLQCERWSRGKASSYESIPEEDADPSGTPNTLGPGSRLGQNLSRGSSISKQSSCESITDEFSRFMVNQMETEGRGFDLLLDYYAGKNASSILTAAVQQAASKKNGHLNVRATSCLSKQSSTESITEEFYRFMLRDMDKENKEYGIAKTKEWSNSLFPPSPRTPFCIRQSSVPDRRYSDSRLTVNSPIKANSFDGFARNVHGDTLNIYPTNSVSATGLCKSDSCLYQRGKTDQITDMLIHETWSSSIESLMRKNKIIADPEDSIDLEASGDSQPHVQQFANRLAADIVDIGKSALGGQQEVAGGMPGPHPQPHMPVGERRRGFKQSHLSCSRSRSSQEQASTGLGSGASDSSAPRMRGPRDVPLIHIEGDQKDEETSLSHEKAGGPQETPPETAATKRTERTTTNGSSSERDRPAVAVAAVVKRDKRSMSASSEESMGSWSHITPEDDPHEETSSFIQLSEGNGTSSTSSLGLADLDAFSDVPTQSTVISEETEKGHLAGTKENIFQSSSVRTASSSSNLGELLVVNCDLEPECVDSELRVALQWIAASELGLPALCFRKSKEKRIAKFQRVVHLMSQKAWRIADLFSAVVQFCKLHEKEEEEGRSLSSLFDWLLETL; encoded by the exons ATGTTTGAAGGCTCAGAGTCCGCCGAGGTGGAGGGAGGCAGCACAGAGAGCACCGTGGCCTCGTCCATCAGCGCCTGTAAGAAG GTGCTGTGCAGTAACAGTGTGCTGGATTCGTCGGAGTACTGGCTGAGGAATGAGAAGGCTCTGTGCAGACTGGGCCTGCTGGACGACGACGCAGAGGGCACCTGCACCATG GTctacagaggagagaaaagggggaaGATAGCAGCAGGTAGAGCAGATATGGTGATAACAGAG aTCTGTTTTGTGAATCTGGACCCTCAGAAAACGGACTGTCGTGATGACAAAAGCGTCAAG AAATTGGCTTCAGTGTCTCCAGACCTGCCAAAGCTTGTTGAATTACTGAATGTCCACCAGCCGAAAGAAAATGAGATCCTACTGCTCGGCGGCCTAGAAGCCTCAGACACTTGccaaacacacccacactccCCCTCTCAG GTCCAGCAGCCACAGCAGAGAAGTACAGGCGTGTGCCTGGTTCATTGTTCGGGGAAGAGACGCTCCACCCAACCAGGCAGTATCATCTTTGAGATCAACAAGTTcctgattggtctgcagtggGGAAAGGAACAACAGCTTCAGCAGGGCCGGGCAGCTGGGCAGCGGGTCGATGACGATACCAATCGCTCCATCTCATCCATAGAGGAAGACTTCCTGACTGCCTCGGAACACCTTGGAGATGACAGCGAGGATGATGGCTTCAGAAATG AGGCAGAGAGTGGTGACCTGGCAGAGAGCTTGGTAGAAGTTGCACAGAAACACTGTGTCAGACTTACGTGTCAGAGGGGACAGCTGGCCCATCATCAGAACAGGGAGGACAGGGAGGTGAAAAGGGAAATGCATCAGCGAGCCAGCCACCACACTAAGGAATCAGCTGGTCACTACGCCACAAATCTGGCCGAGTCAGTGCTGCAAGATGCCTTCATACGCCTCTCTCAAGATGAAACGTCTTTTGTCTCTGaggctgctgtcagtgtgtcCCTCTCTAGACGCCCTTCCAACTTCACTGGTCCTTCACAGACCAAACAGCCTTCACAACAGCGCACCTGCTCTTTTGAACTCCCCAAGATCGTCATAGTTCAAAGCCCAGACAGTTCTGACGTGGCTGCAGAATGGCCAGAGACCCAGGTGTCTAATGTGCCTGACCAGGATATCACTGCCAAAGGCACAGAGATACCAGAAAATGGGACACAGGCTCACACTCCCCATCACAATGGAGGACACCCATCCAAACATGTAGAAGTGGCTTTAGCCTGTGCTGCCAGTGTCATTGGCACCATAACTACCCCACAGCTGACAGAACAGCTTGCCATGGAATCAGCTTCAGAGGAGGACACAGAGGAGGACCTACATGAACCAGAGGAGAGTGGTGACTACTCCCTCTCCTCAGCCATGTGTGGCATGGCTCAGGTAGCTGGTGCTGTAGCAGCTGTGGAGCTAACAGAGGAGTCAAGGGAAGGCGGCGATTCTGACGCAGATTCCACAGATGTCTATACAGCATCCCAGGGTCTGATGTCTGCTGCCGAGGCCTCTGCAGTCTTCACACTGCACTGCAGTGTCGCAGAGGGTACCAGTGTTGAAGCATTTCGTGCCAACATTGCTGAGGTCCTACACAGGGAAGCAGCTGAGGTGCTGACTCAGCCACAAGGCTACAAGAGTGTAGCTCACCTGTTGGAGTCCACCCATAACAAGATAGTAGATGGCATCACTTGTCCAAAAAAATCCTACATGGATGAAAGAGTGGTGGATGACTTAATCAATGAGGTGGCAGACAGTCTCTTTAAGCATGCTTTagagaaagcaaaaaagaaaaaagaactgGAGGGTACTGGAAAAGAGGCACCAAGCATCCAGGTTTTTTTGCAGGACAGTGTAAACAATTTGCTGTTTGATATCCTTTGCCTGACACAGAGGAAAATCAGTCACATATCTAGATTTGACCAAGGGACTTTTGGGACACAAGAGGGTGATACTTGTGCTAAGGAGCCTGTTACCACCATGGAGAGCAAGGATCCATTAATTCCATTGCAGTGCTTAGTTGGCCATAGTCAGTCcactaataatgataatcacAGTGGCATGCTACAGTGCACAGATAAGCTTACCATGGTTCCTGGGCTGAAGGAGAAATGTGTGCTTGAGGAAAATGATCTCACTGCATCTCTCCCCACAGCATACAGCaaagagcaacagcagcagccatcATACAGACAAAGTCATTCTAAATCCACCTCCTTTCCTGCCAAAGACTGGTCTGAAAACCAGCAGAACCAGCAGGGCAGTAGTGCCATCAGAGAACCTTTGAGTGAAATCCAAATTCACAGCTCAGAAAAGAGGGGGCGACTAGTGATGGGAAGTGACAGCAGACAGGCCTCCCTCACCCCTCAGTCCTCACTCAACTCTTGCAGTTCTCTGCTCTCTTGGAGAATGGACTCAGAGTCCAAGACACCCATTActtgctatgctgatgatttGGCTACTACAGTGGTGTCTATGGCCACAGAATTAGCTGCCATATGTTTGGAGAACTCTACTGGGAAGCAACCCTGGTTCTGTGCCCTGAAAGGGACATCTACAGAGGGACCAGAGGCCTACTTGATCCCTGCTTGCCGTACAGTACTCAGGAGGAAAGAGGGTCAGAGCAGCAATGCAGCCTCCAAGAAACATCGGGCACCACGCCTCAGTGAGAtcaagaggaaaacagaggagcAACCAGAGCTGATGGAGCGGCTGGTAAACCGGGTAGTGGATGAGTCAGTAAACCCGGATGAACCACAGGACCCATTTGCCCTCTTTGCATCTGAAGTCACAGCCAGGATCATGAACTGCCCTGAGCTTAATGTGGTGGACACCTCCAAAGCAGGCCAGCCACGCAGCAGGTTGCAGTGTGAGAGGTGGAGCCGTGGGAAGGCGTCTAGTTATGAGAGCATTCCAGAGGAAGATGCAGACCCCTCAGGCACACCTAACACCCTGGGCCCAGGCAGTCGGTTAGGTCAGAACTTGAGCCGCGGTAGCTCAATCTCTAAGCAGTCAAGTTGTGAGAGCATCACAGATGAGTTCTCGCGGTTCATGGTAAACCAGATGGAGACTGAGGGCAGGGGCTTTGACCTTCTCCTGGATTACTATGCAGGGAAAAATGCCAGCAGCATTCTGACTGCAGCTGTGCAACAGGCTGCATCCAAGAAAAATGGTCACCTTAATGTCAGGGCCACATCCTGCCTATCCAAACAGTCTAGTACAGAGAGCATCACAGAGGAGTTCTACAGGTTTATGCTTCGAGACATGGATAAGGAAAACAAAGAGTATGGCATTGCCAAGACTAAAGAGTGGAGCAACAGCCTGTTCCCACCCTCTCCTAGAACACCCTTCTGTATACGTCAATCCTCTGTCCCAGACCGGCGCTACTCAGACTCACGACTGACTGTCAACTCGCCCATTAAAGCCAACTCATTTGACGGATTTGCCCGCAATGTGCATGGAGACACACTGAATATCTACCCCACCAACTCAGTGTCAGCCACGGGACTGTGCAAGTCAGACTCCTGCCTGTATCAAAGGGGTAAGACTGACCAGATCACTGATATGCTGATTCATGAGACCTGGTCGAGCTCTATTGAATCCTTGATGAGAAAGAACAAGATCATTGCTGATCCAGAGGACAGTATTGACCTGGAGGCTTCAGGAGACTCCCAGCCCCATGTGCAGCAATTTGCCAATCGCCTGGCAGCTGACATTGTGGATATTGGCAAGTCTGCACTCGGGGGCCAGCAAGAAGTAGCTGGAGGCATGCCTGGGCCACACCCACAGCCGCACATGCCTGTTGGTGAAAGAAGGAGGGGGTTCAAACAATCTCATCTAAGTTGTAGTCGGAGTAGGTCCAGCCAGGAGCAAGCTAGCACTGGATTAGGGTCTGGGGCTAGTGACAGCAGTGCACCCCGCATGAGGGGCCCCAGAGATGTGCCGCTGATCCATATTGAGGGAGATCAGAAGGATGAGGAGACTTCTCTAAGCCATGAAAAGGCAGGAGGACCTCAGGAAACACCACCAGAAACAGCAGCTACCAAGCGTACAGAGAGAACTACAACCAACGGCAGCAG CAGTGAGAGGGACAGGCCAGCTGTGGCGGTGGCTGCAGTAGTGAAGAGGGACAAGCGTTCTATGAGTGCTAGCAGTGAAGAGAGCATGGGGAGCTGGTCCCATATAACCCCCGAGGATGACCCCCACGAGGAGACCAGTAGTTTTATCCAGCTGAGCGAGGG
- the LOC121899094 gene encoding A-kinase anchor protein SPHKAP isoform X5 — MAGAKCLLKTPSNFQSSAMFEGSESAEVEGGSTESTVASSISACKKVLCSNSVLDSSEYWLRNEKALCRLGLLDDDAEGTCTMICFVNLDPQKTDCRDDKSVKKLASVSPDLPKLVELLNVHQPKENEILLLGGLEASDTCQTHPHSPSQVQQPQQRSTGVCLVHCSGKRRSTQPGSIIFEINKFLIGLQWGKEQQLQQGRAAGQRVDDDTNRSISSIEEDFLTASEHLGDDSEDDGFRNEAESGDLAESLVEVAQKHCVRLTCQRGQLAHHQNREDREVKREMHQRASHHTKESAGHYATNLAESVLQDAFIRLSQDETSFVSEAAVSVSLSRRPSNFTGPSQTKQPSQQRTCSFELPKIVIVQSPDSSDVAAEWPETQVSNVPDQDITAKGTEIPENGTQAHTPHHNGGHPSKHVEVALACAASVIGTITTPQLTEQLAMESASEEDTEEDLHEPEESGDYSLSSAMCGMAQVAGAVAAVELTEESREGGDSDADSTDVYTASQGLMSAAEASAVFTLHCSVAEGTSVEAFRANIAEVLHREAAEVLTQPQGYKSVAHLLESTHNKIVDGITCPKKSYMDERVVDDLINEVADSLFKHALEKAKKKKELEGTGKEAPSIQVFLQDSVNNLLFDILCLTQRKISHISRFDQGTFGTQEGDTCAKEPVTTMESKDPLIPLQCLVGHSQSTNNDNHSGMLQCTDKLTMVPGLKEKCVLEENDLTASLPTAYSKEQQQQPSYRQSHSKSTSFPAKDWSENQQNQQGSSAIREPLSEIQIHSSEKRGRLVMGSDSRQASLTPQSSLNSCSSLLSWRMDSESKTPITCYADDLATTVVSMATELAAICLENSTGKQPWFCALKGTSTEGPEAYLIPACRTVLRRKEGQSSNAASKKHRAPRLSEIKRKTEEQPELMERLVNRVVDESVNPDEPQDPFALFASEVTARIMNCPELNVVDTSKAGQPRSRLQCERWSRGKASSYESIPEEDADPSGTPNTLGPGSRLGQNLSRGSSISKQSSCESITDEFSRFMVNQMETEGRGFDLLLDYYAGKNASSILTAAVQQAASKKNGHLNVRATSCLSKQSSTESITEEFYRFMLRDMDKENKEYGIAKTKEWSNSLFPPSPRTPFCIRQSSVPDRRYSDSRLTVNSPIKANSFDGFARNVHGDTLNIYPTNSVSATGLCKSDSCLYQRGKTDQITDMLIHETWSSSIESLMRKNKIIADPEDSIDLEASGDSQPHVQQFANRLAADIVDIGKSALGGQQEVAGGMPGPHPQPHMPVGERRRGFKQSHLSCSRSRSSQEQASTGLGSGASDSSAPRMRGPRDVPLIHIEGDQKDEETSLSHEKAGGPQETPPETAATKRTERTTTNGSSSERDRPAVAVAAVVKRDKRSMSASSEESMGSWSHITPEDDPHEETSSFIQLSEGNGTSSTSSLGLADLDAFSDVPTQSTVISEETEKGHLAGTKENIFQSSSVRTASSSSNLGELLVVNCDLEPECVDSELRVALQWIAASELGLPALCFRKSKEKRIAKFQRVVHLMSQKAWRIADLFSAVVQFCKLHEKEEEEGRSLSSLFDWLLETL; from the exons ATGGCAGGCGCAAAGTGCCTTCTGAAAACGCCGAG TAACTTCCAGTCGTCTGCCATGTTTGAAGGCTCAGAGTCCGCCGAGGTGGAGGGAGGCAGCACAGAGAGCACCGTGGCCTCGTCCATCAGCGCCTGTAAGAAG GTGCTGTGCAGTAACAGTGTGCTGGATTCGTCGGAGTACTGGCTGAGGAATGAGAAGGCTCTGTGCAGACTGGGCCTGCTGGACGACGACGCAGAGGGCACCTGCACCATG aTCTGTTTTGTGAATCTGGACCCTCAGAAAACGGACTGTCGTGATGACAAAAGCGTCAAG AAATTGGCTTCAGTGTCTCCAGACCTGCCAAAGCTTGTTGAATTACTGAATGTCCACCAGCCGAAAGAAAATGAGATCCTACTGCTCGGCGGCCTAGAAGCCTCAGACACTTGccaaacacacccacactccCCCTCTCAG GTCCAGCAGCCACAGCAGAGAAGTACAGGCGTGTGCCTGGTTCATTGTTCGGGGAAGAGACGCTCCACCCAACCAGGCAGTATCATCTTTGAGATCAACAAGTTcctgattggtctgcagtggGGAAAGGAACAACAGCTTCAGCAGGGCCGGGCAGCTGGGCAGCGGGTCGATGACGATACCAATCGCTCCATCTCATCCATAGAGGAAGACTTCCTGACTGCCTCGGAACACCTTGGAGATGACAGCGAGGATGATGGCTTCAGAAATG AGGCAGAGAGTGGTGACCTGGCAGAGAGCTTGGTAGAAGTTGCACAGAAACACTGTGTCAGACTTACGTGTCAGAGGGGACAGCTGGCCCATCATCAGAACAGGGAGGACAGGGAGGTGAAAAGGGAAATGCATCAGCGAGCCAGCCACCACACTAAGGAATCAGCTGGTCACTACGCCACAAATCTGGCCGAGTCAGTGCTGCAAGATGCCTTCATACGCCTCTCTCAAGATGAAACGTCTTTTGTCTCTGaggctgctgtcagtgtgtcCCTCTCTAGACGCCCTTCCAACTTCACTGGTCCTTCACAGACCAAACAGCCTTCACAACAGCGCACCTGCTCTTTTGAACTCCCCAAGATCGTCATAGTTCAAAGCCCAGACAGTTCTGACGTGGCTGCAGAATGGCCAGAGACCCAGGTGTCTAATGTGCCTGACCAGGATATCACTGCCAAAGGCACAGAGATACCAGAAAATGGGACACAGGCTCACACTCCCCATCACAATGGAGGACACCCATCCAAACATGTAGAAGTGGCTTTAGCCTGTGCTGCCAGTGTCATTGGCACCATAACTACCCCACAGCTGACAGAACAGCTTGCCATGGAATCAGCTTCAGAGGAGGACACAGAGGAGGACCTACATGAACCAGAGGAGAGTGGTGACTACTCCCTCTCCTCAGCCATGTGTGGCATGGCTCAGGTAGCTGGTGCTGTAGCAGCTGTGGAGCTAACAGAGGAGTCAAGGGAAGGCGGCGATTCTGACGCAGATTCCACAGATGTCTATACAGCATCCCAGGGTCTGATGTCTGCTGCCGAGGCCTCTGCAGTCTTCACACTGCACTGCAGTGTCGCAGAGGGTACCAGTGTTGAAGCATTTCGTGCCAACATTGCTGAGGTCCTACACAGGGAAGCAGCTGAGGTGCTGACTCAGCCACAAGGCTACAAGAGTGTAGCTCACCTGTTGGAGTCCACCCATAACAAGATAGTAGATGGCATCACTTGTCCAAAAAAATCCTACATGGATGAAAGAGTGGTGGATGACTTAATCAATGAGGTGGCAGACAGTCTCTTTAAGCATGCTTTagagaaagcaaaaaagaaaaaagaactgGAGGGTACTGGAAAAGAGGCACCAAGCATCCAGGTTTTTTTGCAGGACAGTGTAAACAATTTGCTGTTTGATATCCTTTGCCTGACACAGAGGAAAATCAGTCACATATCTAGATTTGACCAAGGGACTTTTGGGACACAAGAGGGTGATACTTGTGCTAAGGAGCCTGTTACCACCATGGAGAGCAAGGATCCATTAATTCCATTGCAGTGCTTAGTTGGCCATAGTCAGTCcactaataatgataatcacAGTGGCATGCTACAGTGCACAGATAAGCTTACCATGGTTCCTGGGCTGAAGGAGAAATGTGTGCTTGAGGAAAATGATCTCACTGCATCTCTCCCCACAGCATACAGCaaagagcaacagcagcagccatcATACAGACAAAGTCATTCTAAATCCACCTCCTTTCCTGCCAAAGACTGGTCTGAAAACCAGCAGAACCAGCAGGGCAGTAGTGCCATCAGAGAACCTTTGAGTGAAATCCAAATTCACAGCTCAGAAAAGAGGGGGCGACTAGTGATGGGAAGTGACAGCAGACAGGCCTCCCTCACCCCTCAGTCCTCACTCAACTCTTGCAGTTCTCTGCTCTCTTGGAGAATGGACTCAGAGTCCAAGACACCCATTActtgctatgctgatgatttGGCTACTACAGTGGTGTCTATGGCCACAGAATTAGCTGCCATATGTTTGGAGAACTCTACTGGGAAGCAACCCTGGTTCTGTGCCCTGAAAGGGACATCTACAGAGGGACCAGAGGCCTACTTGATCCCTGCTTGCCGTACAGTACTCAGGAGGAAAGAGGGTCAGAGCAGCAATGCAGCCTCCAAGAAACATCGGGCACCACGCCTCAGTGAGAtcaagaggaaaacagaggagcAACCAGAGCTGATGGAGCGGCTGGTAAACCGGGTAGTGGATGAGTCAGTAAACCCGGATGAACCACAGGACCCATTTGCCCTCTTTGCATCTGAAGTCACAGCCAGGATCATGAACTGCCCTGAGCTTAATGTGGTGGACACCTCCAAAGCAGGCCAGCCACGCAGCAGGTTGCAGTGTGAGAGGTGGAGCCGTGGGAAGGCGTCTAGTTATGAGAGCATTCCAGAGGAAGATGCAGACCCCTCAGGCACACCTAACACCCTGGGCCCAGGCAGTCGGTTAGGTCAGAACTTGAGCCGCGGTAGCTCAATCTCTAAGCAGTCAAGTTGTGAGAGCATCACAGATGAGTTCTCGCGGTTCATGGTAAACCAGATGGAGACTGAGGGCAGGGGCTTTGACCTTCTCCTGGATTACTATGCAGGGAAAAATGCCAGCAGCATTCTGACTGCAGCTGTGCAACAGGCTGCATCCAAGAAAAATGGTCACCTTAATGTCAGGGCCACATCCTGCCTATCCAAACAGTCTAGTACAGAGAGCATCACAGAGGAGTTCTACAGGTTTATGCTTCGAGACATGGATAAGGAAAACAAAGAGTATGGCATTGCCAAGACTAAAGAGTGGAGCAACAGCCTGTTCCCACCCTCTCCTAGAACACCCTTCTGTATACGTCAATCCTCTGTCCCAGACCGGCGCTACTCAGACTCACGACTGACTGTCAACTCGCCCATTAAAGCCAACTCATTTGACGGATTTGCCCGCAATGTGCATGGAGACACACTGAATATCTACCCCACCAACTCAGTGTCAGCCACGGGACTGTGCAAGTCAGACTCCTGCCTGTATCAAAGGGGTAAGACTGACCAGATCACTGATATGCTGATTCATGAGACCTGGTCGAGCTCTATTGAATCCTTGATGAGAAAGAACAAGATCATTGCTGATCCAGAGGACAGTATTGACCTGGAGGCTTCAGGAGACTCCCAGCCCCATGTGCAGCAATTTGCCAATCGCCTGGCAGCTGACATTGTGGATATTGGCAAGTCTGCACTCGGGGGCCAGCAAGAAGTAGCTGGAGGCATGCCTGGGCCACACCCACAGCCGCACATGCCTGTTGGTGAAAGAAGGAGGGGGTTCAAACAATCTCATCTAAGTTGTAGTCGGAGTAGGTCCAGCCAGGAGCAAGCTAGCACTGGATTAGGGTCTGGGGCTAGTGACAGCAGTGCACCCCGCATGAGGGGCCCCAGAGATGTGCCGCTGATCCATATTGAGGGAGATCAGAAGGATGAGGAGACTTCTCTAAGCCATGAAAAGGCAGGAGGACCTCAGGAAACACCACCAGAAACAGCAGCTACCAAGCGTACAGAGAGAACTACAACCAACGGCAGCAG CAGTGAGAGGGACAGGCCAGCTGTGGCGGTGGCTGCAGTAGTGAAGAGGGACAAGCGTTCTATGAGTGCTAGCAGTGAAGAGAGCATGGGGAGCTGGTCCCATATAACCCCCGAGGATGACCCCCACGAGGAGACCAGTAGTTTTATCCAGCTGAGCGAGGG